AAAAGTCCGCCGCCTACTCGCCAAGTGGCGTAGCGAGACAACCTGAGCGGTCGGTGTTGCCCCGAGGCGCGGGCGCGGTATTGTGCCGGGAACGGATTTCGCACTCCCCCGTTCCCGGAGCCTCTCACGATGTCCCTCCCCACACGACCACTCGGTAAGACCGGCGCCAACGTGTCCATCATCTGCCTCGGCGGGTGGCACATCGGACAGCCGGCCATCGGCGACGGCGAAGCCGAACGCATCATGCACGCCGCTATCGATGAGGGCGTCACGTTCTTCGATAATGCGTGGGACTATCACGAGGGGCGCAGCGAAGAGATCATGGGCAAGGCGCTCGCGACCGGCAGTCGGCGCCAAAAAGTCTTCCTCATGACCAAGAACTGCGGGCGCGATGCGGCCACCAGCCGCCAGCACCTCGAAGACAGCCTCCGGCGCCTGCAAACCGACGTGATCGACCTCTGGCAGTTCCACGAGATCAACTACGACAACGACCCCGAATGGGTCGTCGAGCGCGGCGCGCTCGCGGTGGCCCTCGAAGCCCAGAAAGCCGGTAAGGTGCGGTTCATCGGGTTCACCGGGCACAAGGCGCCGCACATCTTCCTGAACATGCTCGGCAAGCACACCAACTGGGACACGTGCCAGCTCCCGGTCAACGTGTGCGACTACTTCTACCGCAGCAGCATTCACGAGGTGATCCCGGAACTGAAGAAGAAGAACGTCGCCGCGATCGGGATGAAGAGCTTGGGCGGCGGCAACATGGTGGACGGCGGGCGCATTGTCGCTGGGGGCGTCGCGACTGTGGACGAGTGCCTCCGGTTCGCGCTCTCGCAGGAGATCGCGTCACTGGTGGTGGGTATCGATTCCATGAAGGTGTTGATGCAGGACGTGGCCATCGCCCGCGCCTTCAAACCGATGGAAAAGGCC
This region of Gemmata massiliana genomic DNA includes:
- a CDS encoding aldo/keto reductase, with protein sequence MSLPTRPLGKTGANVSIICLGGWHIGQPAIGDGEAERIMHAAIDEGVTFFDNAWDYHEGRSEEIMGKALATGSRRQKVFLMTKNCGRDAATSRQHLEDSLRRLQTDVIDLWQFHEINYDNDPEWVVERGALAVALEAQKAGKVRFIGFTGHKAPHIFLNMLGKHTNWDTCQLPVNVCDYFYRSSIHEVIPELKKKNVAAIGMKSLGGGNMVDGGRIVAGGVATVDECLRFALSQEIASLVVGIDSMKVLMQDVAIARAFKPMEKAETEALLARVKTVASDGRFEWSKSTQAYDGPYHRRQHGFPE